One Sciurus carolinensis chromosome 10, mSciCar1.2, whole genome shotgun sequence genomic window carries:
- the LOC124994588 gene encoding alcohol dehydrogenase E chain isoform X2: MVIKCKAAVLWELNKPFSIEEVEVAPPKAHEVRIKMVATGICRSDDHVVTGNLVWPLPVILGHEAAGIVESIGEGVTTVKPGDKVIPLFNPQCGKCKVCKHPEGNICVKSSLKNPRGTLEDGTSRFTCRGKPINHFIHTSTFSQYTVVDEMAVVKIDAASPLEKVCLIGCGFTTGYGSAVKVAKVTQGSTCAVFGLGGVGLSVIMGCKAAGAARIIGVDINKDKFAKAKEVGATECINPQDYNQPIQEVLKEMSGGGVDFSFEVIGRLDTMLSALLCCQDAYGVSVIVGVPPNAQSISVDPILLLCGRTWKGGVFGGFKSKDSVPKLVADFMAKKYSLDPLITNVLPFEKINEGFELLRSGKSIRTILTF, translated from the exons GTAATAAAATGCAAAGCAGCTGTGCTGTGGGAGCTAAACAAACCCTTTTCCATTGAAGAGGTGGAAGTTGCACCCCCTAAGGCCCATGAAGTTCGTATTAAG ATGGTGGCCACAGGAATCTGCCGCTCAGATGATCACGTGGTCACTGGAAATTTGGTCTGGCCTCTCCCTGTGATTTTAGGCCACGAGGCAGCTGGTATTGTAGAGAGCATTGGAGAAGGGGTGACTACAGTAAAGCCAG GTGATAAAGTCATCCCGCTCTTTAATCCCCAATGTGGAAAATGCAAAGTTTGTAAACACCCTGAGGGCAACATCTGTGTGAAAAGCAG TCTAAAAAATCCCCGGGGGACCTTGGAGGATGGCACCAGCAGGTTCACCTGTAGGGGGAAGCCAATCAACCACTTCATTCACACCAGCACCTTCTCCCAGTACACAGTGGTGGATGAGATGGCCGTGGTCAAAATTGATGCCGCTTCCCCACTGGAGAAAGTCTGCCTCATCGGCTGTGGATTTACAACTGGTTATGGCTCTGCAGTCAAAGTTGCCAAG GTCACCCAAGGTTCCACCTGCGCTGTGTTTGGCCTGGGAGGAGTTGGCCTGTCTGTTATCATGGGCTGCAAAGCAGCCGGAGCAGCCAGGATCATTGGAGTGGATATCAACAAAGACAAATTTGCAAAAGCCAAAGAGGTGGGTGCCACTGAGTGCATCAACCCTCAAGACTACAACCAACCCATCCAGGAGGTGCTGAAGGAAATGAGTGGTGGAGGGGTGGACTTTTCATTTGAAGTCATTGGTCGACTTGACACTATG CTTTCTGCCCTGTTATGCTGTCAAGATGCATATGGTGTAAGTGTCATCGTAGGGGTACCTCCCAATGCCCAAAGCATCTCTGTGGATCCTATTCTGCTGCTGTGTGGACGCACCTGGAAAGGAGGAGTTTTTGGTG GTTTTAAGAGTAAAGATTCTGTCCCCAAACTGGTGGCTGATTTTATGGCTAAGAAGTATTCATTGGATCCATTAATAACTAATGTTTtaccttttgaaaaaataaatgaagggttTGAACTGCTTCGCTCTGGAAAGAG TATCCGTACCATCCTGACATTTTGA
- the LOC124994588 gene encoding alcohol dehydrogenase E chain isoform X1, with the protein MSTAGKVIKCKAAVLWELNKPFSIEEVEVAPPKAHEVRIKMVATGICRSDDHVVTGNLVWPLPVILGHEAAGIVESIGEGVTTVKPGDKVIPLFNPQCGKCKVCKHPEGNICVKSSLKNPRGTLEDGTSRFTCRGKPINHFIHTSTFSQYTVVDEMAVVKIDAASPLEKVCLIGCGFTTGYGSAVKVAKVTQGSTCAVFGLGGVGLSVIMGCKAAGAARIIGVDINKDKFAKAKEVGATECINPQDYNQPIQEVLKEMSGGGVDFSFEVIGRLDTMLSALLCCQDAYGVSVIVGVPPNAQSISVDPILLLCGRTWKGGVFGGFKSKDSVPKLVADFMAKKYSLDPLITNVLPFEKINEGFELLRSGKSIRTILTF; encoded by the exons ATGAGCACAGCAGGGAAA GTAATAAAATGCAAAGCAGCTGTGCTGTGGGAGCTAAACAAACCCTTTTCCATTGAAGAGGTGGAAGTTGCACCCCCTAAGGCCCATGAAGTTCGTATTAAG ATGGTGGCCACAGGAATCTGCCGCTCAGATGATCACGTGGTCACTGGAAATTTGGTCTGGCCTCTCCCTGTGATTTTAGGCCACGAGGCAGCTGGTATTGTAGAGAGCATTGGAGAAGGGGTGACTACAGTAAAGCCAG GTGATAAAGTCATCCCGCTCTTTAATCCCCAATGTGGAAAATGCAAAGTTTGTAAACACCCTGAGGGCAACATCTGTGTGAAAAGCAG TCTAAAAAATCCCCGGGGGACCTTGGAGGATGGCACCAGCAGGTTCACCTGTAGGGGGAAGCCAATCAACCACTTCATTCACACCAGCACCTTCTCCCAGTACACAGTGGTGGATGAGATGGCCGTGGTCAAAATTGATGCCGCTTCCCCACTGGAGAAAGTCTGCCTCATCGGCTGTGGATTTACAACTGGTTATGGCTCTGCAGTCAAAGTTGCCAAG GTCACCCAAGGTTCCACCTGCGCTGTGTTTGGCCTGGGAGGAGTTGGCCTGTCTGTTATCATGGGCTGCAAAGCAGCCGGAGCAGCCAGGATCATTGGAGTGGATATCAACAAAGACAAATTTGCAAAAGCCAAAGAGGTGGGTGCCACTGAGTGCATCAACCCTCAAGACTACAACCAACCCATCCAGGAGGTGCTGAAGGAAATGAGTGGTGGAGGGGTGGACTTTTCATTTGAAGTCATTGGTCGACTTGACACTATG CTTTCTGCCCTGTTATGCTGTCAAGATGCATATGGTGTAAGTGTCATCGTAGGGGTACCTCCCAATGCCCAAAGCATCTCTGTGGATCCTATTCTGCTGCTGTGTGGACGCACCTGGAAAGGAGGAGTTTTTGGTG GTTTTAAGAGTAAAGATTCTGTCCCCAAACTGGTGGCTGATTTTATGGCTAAGAAGTATTCATTGGATCCATTAATAACTAATGTTTtaccttttgaaaaaataaatgaagggttTGAACTGCTTCGCTCTGGAAAGAG TATCCGTACCATCCTGACATTTTGA